One Bythopirellula goksoeyrii genomic window, CATCGGCACTGGTTTCATTGGCCCCGCACATGTTGAAGCACTTCGGCGCTTAGGCTACGTGGAAGTCGCGGCAGTTGCTGAGCGAGACGCCGATCTCGCTCAAACGAAGGCGGAAGAACTCTCAATTCCCAAAGCCTATGGTGACTATCACGAGTTGCTTGCCGATCCCGAGATTCAAGTCGTTCATAACTGCACACCGAATCATCTCCATTTCGAGGTGAATCGCGATATCCTTGCCGCCGGCAAGCACGTCGTCTCCGAAAAACCGCTCGCGATGAATTCCACCGAGTCCCGTGAATTGGTGAAGCTAGCCGAAGCCGCCGGAGTCGTGAATGCGATCGATTTCAATTACCGCTATATGCCCCTGGTGCAGCAGGCCCGGCTTATGTGTCAGGCCTCCGACGAAGTCGGACGGATTCTCGCAGTCCATGGTTCGTACTTACAGGATTGGCTGCTGAAAGAAACGGACTGGAACTGGCGGCTCGTTCCTGAGATGAGCGGTGACTCGCGAGCGGTAGCTGACATCGGCTCGCACTGGTGTGATCTGATTCAATTCATCACTGGACAAAAAATTGTGCGGGTCATGGCCGACCTGGTCACGATTCACCCTTCACGCAAGCGTCCCAAAGTAGAGGTCGAGACCTATGCCGGGAAGGTTTTGCAGCCCGAGGATATGGAAGATGTTCCGGTCAACACTGAAGACTATGCTTCGATACTTCTAGAGTTCGACTCGGGGATGCATGGTGTGTTGACTGTCAATCAGTGCGCCGCCGGTAGAAAGAATCGTCTCTACTTTGAAATCGATGGTAGCAACAGTGCGTTGTCGTGGAATCAAGAACGGCCAAACGAGTTGTGGGTTGGTCGACGCGATGGACCCAACCAGACGATCATGAAGGACCCTAGTTTGCTCTATCCTGAAGCACGCCAATATGCCCACTACCCCGGTGGGCACAATGAAGCCTATCCCGATGGACCGAAGAACCTCTTCCGCAATGTATACGGTTTCATCGCCGGCACGAGACCTGGTGGCGACTTCGCCACGTTTATCGATGGTCACAACGAGATTGCTATCTGTGACGCGGTTCTCAAGAGTGGCCGCGAAAAGCAATGGGTCAACGTGGAGTATTGAGCGGATCCGATTCTTCTCCAAAACCGACCAACCGCTACAATCCCCCCGGCTTATCTTCCCCGCTTGCACTGTG contains:
- a CDS encoding Gfo/Idh/MocA family protein, translated to MNQIKAGIIGTGFIGPAHVEALRRLGYVEVAAVAERDADLAQTKAEELSIPKAYGDYHELLADPEIQVVHNCTPNHLHFEVNRDILAAGKHVVSEKPLAMNSTESRELVKLAEAAGVVNAIDFNYRYMPLVQQARLMCQASDEVGRILAVHGSYLQDWLLKETDWNWRLVPEMSGDSRAVADIGSHWCDLIQFITGQKIVRVMADLVTIHPSRKRPKVEVETYAGKVLQPEDMEDVPVNTEDYASILLEFDSGMHGVLTVNQCAAGRKNRLYFEIDGSNSALSWNQERPNELWVGRRDGPNQTIMKDPSLLYPEARQYAHYPGGHNEAYPDGPKNLFRNVYGFIAGTRPGGDFATFIDGHNEIAICDAVLKSGREKQWVNVEY